GTCACTATCGCGGAAAATCAAGAAACCGGTACCGGTCGGTGAAATGTGATCCATCCAGCTGTTCTCTCCGCTGTAAGAAAAATTCATACCTTCTGTAAAGGTGTTGGTCTGTCCGACAACAGGCCCCATATCAGAAGAGCCGTCAGCCGTTGCATTGATTCCAAAAAGAGGACCGAAATCATAACCACCCTGGTAAAGCGGATCATAGTACCAGACATCACCGCCTTCAAGATACATCCTGCCGTTCTGATTTTGCAGAAAATCAACGAGTGCAGTCGCTTCCGCACTTGAAGAACCGATGACATAATTATTCGGATATATCCCCGCACAAACAAAGACCGCATAGTAATTTTCAAGCTCACCATTGGTGGGCAGAGATATATCATAGTTACCGGTGTATCCAAGTGAAGAAAGAATTGAATGTATCGCCTCACCGGGTGCAGGTGTAGGATCGGGATTCCATACGAAGTAGTGGATTCGTCCGACAACGAGGGAAAAATCGAGTGTATCGACAAAACTTCCGTCCACGGTGATCAACTTAAAAGCAACATTATATCCTTCAGGCGTGGAGGCACTGGCAGAAAGGGTATAAGGATCTGAAGTATTTTCCTTGGTGCTGTCGACGGCGATATAACCGAAATAACCGGAATTGTCCAAGATCGTAATATAGGGATCCGAACATACAATGGTAGTCGAGAGATTGCTGAAATCAACGCCTCCTACATTCTTAAGTACCGCAGTCAAATCTATGGTTTCACCGGGGTCCAGCCGGCCATTGTTATTACCGGCAGAATCATCGACATTGGTATTTATTAAAACGACATACGGCTCTGTACCGGTATAATTAAGAATAACATCATCGGCGAAGACCTTCGCCAATTCCCGCGCCCCTCAGCACGTGTGGTCGGTTTTGGCATAAAGGCTCACCTTTATCTTCTTTATATCCGCAGGATTAACCCCGGGGAGATTTGTCAATTCATCGTTGATATTAAAAGAATAGTTGTGCCAATTAGTATCTGGAGAGATAATCAAGTGGCAGGTTGAAGAATTGGACCAGTTAAAAGGATCGGTAAACCTGCATATCTTTGTTTCACCAAGCGATGTGCCGGAACCGTCGATATAAGTGATGATCACCGCGGCACCGGCACAGCAGAGTGTATCGGCGTTGTTATCCCATGCAAACAACTTGGCATTGACCGAAAATTCAAGGTCGGTCGTCGGTATGGCAACCTCCTGATACAGAACAGCAACACCACCGCCGGACAATGAATCAACACGCGCCGATGCTTCATAATCAGCGTCCGGATCATAGTTCGTCGCTCGATCCACATAACAGTATGAACCTCCGGCGGCCTGGTGCCAGCCGGTCGTCAACGGCTCTTCAAAATCACCATTGGTGATGAGAACACTGGCATAGACACTGCCTACCAGTATAATGATTGCTGCACTTAAATATCTTACCATAAAAACCTCCCTTAATAAACATATTGATTGTTTTTATTGTTGTCACCTCCTTTCTGAATGTTTTTTCTTTAATTTCTTGAGAATGCTATAATTCTCCGCCCGTTTCCATAGATACTCAAAAAGCATGAGTGCAGCCTGAGCAAGACCAGGATGCTCAATGACGAGCATGGTCAGGGGATAGAGCGAGGGGAGTGAATTGTCAAGCGCCATCAAGACATATCGTGAGTCAAAGATATACATCTTGATCGGAAGGCGTGGAACAACACGTGCCTTTTCACCGACACTGATGCAGCGTTTGATATGCTCGATTATCTCATCCACTTCGT
The DNA window shown above is from candidate division WOR-3 bacterium and carries:
- a CDS encoding T9SS type A sorting domain-containing protein, with amino-acid sequence MAKVFADDVILNYTGTEPYVVLINTNVDDSAGNNNGRLDPGETIDLTAVLKNVGGVDFSNLSTTIVCSDPYITILDNSGYFGYIAVDSTKENTSDPYTLSASASTPEGYNVAFKLITVDGSFVDTLDFSLVVGRIHYFVWNPDPTPAPGEAIHSILSSLGYTGNYDISLPTNGELENYYAVFVCAGIYPNNYVIGSSSAEATALVDFLQNQNGRMYLEGGDVWYYDPLYQGGYDFGPLFGINATADGSSDMGPVVGQTNTFTEGMNFSYSGENSWMDHISPTGTGFLIFRDSDNAYDCGVANDVATYQTVGTSFELGGLVDGSGVSTRAALLDSIMHFFGIHLIGVEEQAENSIPSVKLICMPNPCRDRAVIHYQIPTTGREVRLNIYDASGRLVREFNLERDLSTTVSWYGRDDEGKDLPNGVYFVHLRSADFRLVEKVILLR